The proteins below come from a single Faecalibaculum rodentium genomic window:
- a CDS encoding DeoR/GlpR family DNA-binding transcription regulator, whose product MNTDKKARQRQAAIRDLLQKQEVVTIREFCETLHASVATIRKDLTLLEERGCLRRVRGGAVSTEGTPRNTVYVSRLHLNEQEKTQIADQAVRLIQPHMKLILDAGTTCARLAQRILEEEIPCTVWTPNLTAIQILSRSPKITLMSAGGILDRDHNRFQGPVPGEFYADLYFLSPDGFCCGQATGTDQEESLRKRSFASQSDKVICLVEPSKEGRVAPFEIFCPAVTITEKGISSK is encoded by the coding sequence ATGAATACAGATAAAAAAGCGCGACAGCGACAGGCAGCAATCCGCGATCTTCTGCAGAAACAGGAAGTCGTTACAATTCGCGAGTTCTGTGAAACACTCCATGCCAGTGTGGCCACGATTCGAAAGGATCTCACCCTGCTGGAGGAACGGGGCTGCCTGCGAAGAGTCAGAGGGGGTGCTGTCTCCACAGAAGGCACACCCCGGAACACAGTGTATGTCAGCCGGCTGCATCTCAATGAACAGGAGAAAACACAAATCGCAGATCAGGCTGTCAGACTCATTCAACCACATATGAAACTGATTCTGGATGCAGGCACGACCTGTGCCCGTCTTGCGCAGCGGATACTGGAAGAAGAGATTCCCTGCACTGTCTGGACACCGAACCTCACTGCAATTCAGATTCTCAGCCGGAGTCCGAAAATCACGCTGATGTCCGCCGGAGGGATCCTCGACCGTGATCATAATCGGTTTCAGGGTCCGGTCCCCGGGGAGTTTTATGCAGATCTGTATTTTCTTTCTCCGGATGGTTTCTGCTGTGGACAGGCAACAGGAACCGACCAGGAGGAATCACTGCGAAAACGCTCCTTTGCCAGCCAGAGTGACAAAGTGATATGTCTTGTGGAACCATCCAAGGAAGGGAGGGTGGCACCTTTTGAGATTTTCTGCCCTGCCGTGACGATTACAGAGAAAGGAATATCATCAAAATAA
- a CDS encoding glucosamine-6-phosphate deaminase, which produces MRLTICKNYDDVSRIMAERVLTLLEKKPDLVFCLPAGNSPVGMYKELVKAYKEGKADFSSLQTFDMDEYVGLGPEDPQSFIHFMHHHFLDHVNINLDNVRYPDAMAVDLDTELRQYAKEIAHKGLDIAITGIGDDGHIAFNEPGAVQYPETHKVKLDEATRLQNAPAFGNDPEAVPEYAITTGMAEHMKTKNYFVVCSGSRKAPLLQRFFSREELDPQFPVSWLRMHPNVEFIVDEEAAALIPDDIRKKALAGEEL; this is translated from the coding sequence ATGAGACTAACCATCTGCAAAAACTATGATGACGTCAGCAGAATCATGGCTGAACGTGTATTGACACTGCTGGAAAAGAAACCGGATCTGGTTTTCTGTCTTCCCGCCGGGAACTCCCCCGTTGGCATGTATAAGGAACTCGTCAAGGCGTATAAAGAAGGCAAGGCGGATTTTTCCTCCCTGCAGACATTCGACATGGATGAATACGTCGGGCTGGGTCCTGAGGATCCTCAAAGCTTCATTCACTTTATGCATCACCATTTTCTGGATCATGTAAACATCAACCTGGACAACGTTCGCTATCCGGATGCTATGGCGGTGGATCTGGACACTGAACTGAGGCAGTATGCGAAGGAAATCGCCCACAAAGGACTGGATATCGCCATTACGGGAATCGGTGATGACGGTCACATTGCCTTCAACGAACCAGGTGCGGTACAGTATCCGGAAACACACAAAGTGAAACTGGATGAGGCCACACGCCTTCAGAATGCACCGGCTTTTGGAAATGATCCTGAAGCAGTCCCTGAATATGCAATCACGACAGGGATGGCAGAGCATATGAAAACGAAAAACTACTTCGTTGTCTGCTCTGGATCCCGCAAGGCACCGCTGCTGCAGAGATTTTTCAGCCGCGAAGAACTGGATCCGCAGTTCCCCGTTTCCTGGCTTCGCATGCATCCCAATGTGGAATTTATCGTGGATGAAGAGGCAGCTGCACTGATTCCTGATGACATCAGGAAGAAAGCCCTGGCAGGGGAAGAGCTCTGA
- the tgt gene encoding tRNA guanosine(34) transglycosylase Tgt, giving the protein MTTPEVSELPEIKESEPVLETSDNSFSFEIEKRLNGLGRAGIIHTPHGDIHTPAFMCVGTRGEVPFVSMEDLHEIGAQAMLSNGYHLRNASEDIAAQGGLAQWSGWSGPTLTDSGGFQVMSLGSGMGKVVAMENQENLTNTPHRERLAHVTEDGIRFWDPVIEREDFIGPRESMEIQCRIGADIHMAFDELTSLADDYDYNKEALARTERWAQTSLEVHRQHRDDLGYRQSLYGVLQGGRWEDLRRATARKLGAMDFDGYGLGGAFLKDDLGEILRWCSEELPEDKPRHLLGLSHPDDILVGISMGADTFDCVAPTREARHGRVYSLDGPVNLGPWKDSDRLIDDECDCATCRAGWTRGQLRELWKSRQDKEKLYQYFHLASVHNLRFILRLMEQARVAILDGTFEEFKESFLQRYYGKTGSSGT; this is encoded by the coding sequence ATGACAACACCTGAAGTGTCAGAGTTACCGGAAATCAAAGAATCAGAACCGGTTTTGGAAACATCAGACAACAGTTTTTCCTTTGAAATCGAAAAGCGGCTGAATGGACTGGGACGTGCAGGCATCATTCATACACCTCATGGTGACATTCACACACCGGCATTCATGTGCGTTGGGACGAGAGGAGAAGTTCCGTTTGTGTCCATGGAGGATCTTCATGAGATCGGTGCCCAGGCTATGCTGTCCAATGGATACCACCTTCGAAATGCTTCGGAAGACATTGCAGCACAGGGGGGGCTGGCGCAGTGGTCCGGATGGAGCGGGCCGACACTGACGGACTCCGGCGGATTCCAGGTCATGTCCCTGGGATCGGGGATGGGAAAAGTCGTGGCTATGGAAAATCAGGAAAACCTCACAAACACACCTCACCGTGAACGCCTTGCGCATGTAACAGAAGACGGCATCCGCTTCTGGGATCCGGTCATTGAGCGGGAGGACTTCATCGGCCCGCGGGAATCCATGGAAATCCAGTGCCGGATCGGTGCTGACATTCATATGGCGTTTGATGAACTCACTTCCCTGGCAGATGATTATGACTATAACAAAGAGGCACTGGCGAGAACTGAGCGCTGGGCTCAGACAAGTCTGGAAGTGCACCGGCAGCACCGTGATGATCTCGGATACCGCCAGTCACTCTATGGAGTGCTTCAGGGGGGACGATGGGAAGACCTCCGGCGGGCCACAGCCAGAAAACTTGGCGCCATGGACTTTGACGGCTATGGCCTTGGTGGTGCTTTTCTGAAAGATGATCTGGGAGAAATACTCCGCTGGTGCAGCGAAGAACTTCCGGAAGACAAACCACGCCATCTTCTTGGACTGTCCCATCCTGATGACATCCTGGTGGGTATTTCCATGGGTGCTGACACCTTTGACTGCGTTGCTCCCACAAGAGAAGCCCGTCACGGCCGGGTCTATTCCCTGGATGGACCGGTCAATCTCGGTCCCTGGAAAGACTCAGACAGACTGATTGACGATGAATGCGACTGTGCAACCTGCCGGGCGGGCTGGACACGGGGACAGCTGCGTGAACTTTGGAAATCCAGACAAGACAAGGAAAAGCTGTATCAGTACTTCCATCTGGCTTCGGTTCATAACCTGCGGTTTATCCTTCGGCTGATGGAACAGGCACGGGTGGCGATTCTGGATGGAACCTTTGAGGAATTCAAGGAAAGCTTCCTGCAGCGATACTATGGAAAAACCGGAAGCAGCGGGACATGA
- a CDS encoding queuosine precursor transporter, whose product MSEKRIRLLIYFSALSAGALLISNLSAIKLWNLGGIAVDGGIVLFPLTYILSDLTVELFGKSLSRTVIYAGFLINLIAVFVFYAVIALPAYPGWNMQEAYAAVLGFSPRIIFGSLAGYLSSNLLNNWLFIRMKNSDSAFSRSFIARALGSSALAHIVDSGVFETVAFLGVLPFREFLMQAVFAYILGMGLELLLSPLEAAIEKKLSRSL is encoded by the coding sequence ATGTCGGAAAAAAGAATCAGGCTGCTGATATACTTCTCGGCACTTTCAGCCGGTGCCCTTCTTATATCGAATCTTTCCGCCATCAAACTGTGGAACCTGGGGGGGATTGCAGTAGATGGGGGAATCGTTCTGTTTCCTCTTACCTATATCCTCTCGGATCTTACGGTGGAACTCTTTGGCAAATCACTCTCACGAACCGTGATCTATGCCGGATTTCTCATCAACCTCATTGCTGTGTTTGTCTTCTACGCCGTCATAGCCCTTCCTGCTTATCCTGGCTGGAATATGCAGGAAGCCTATGCAGCAGTCCTCGGTTTTTCTCCCCGAATTATTTTCGGGTCTCTTGCCGGGTACCTGAGTTCCAATCTCCTCAACAACTGGCTGTTCATCCGAATGAAAAACTCCGATTCGGCATTTTCCCGCAGCTTCATCGCCAGGGCCCTGGGCTCTTCTGCACTGGCCCATATCGTGGATTCAGGTGTCTTTGAAACCGTGGCATTTCTCGGGGTTCTTCCCTTCAGGGAATTCCTTATGCAGGCAGTCTTCGCCTACATCCTGGGAATGGGGCTGGAACTTCTTCTGTCTCCCCTGGAAGCTGCCATTGAAAAGAAACTGAGCAGGTCCCTATGA
- the uvrA gene encoding excinuclease ABC subunit UvrA: MENTIKIRGARENNLKNIDLDIPRDKLVIMTGVSGSGKTSLAFDTIYAEGQRRYMESLSAYARQFLGNSEKPDVDQIDGLSPAIAIDQKTTSNNPRSTVGTVTEIYDYLRLLYARIGIPYCPEHGEPIQGMTISEMVDQMMALPDRTRTTIMAPIVRGKKGTFKETFEKLIKDGFIRARVDGEIVYLEEQGPLNKNQKHNIDVVVDRIIKSDNRSRFYDSIETAVNLADGMVDVLADDKEFLLSANYACKICGFTVPKLEPKLFSFNAPLGACHHCKGLGITQSVDMDLLIPDRSLSIRQGGIRYLKNIVDTENLEWQKMYALIRHYDIDMDVPIRDIPKEKLDRILYGSLEPIGYTLYSRSGSVTEKNDMIEGVIPLIERRFMETNSSWNREWYGSFISDQTCEECHGARLDEKVLAVRVGGKNIYEWTQMSVDEAIEFMKNLQLTDTEKKVSELITKEIRSRLEFLHNVGLTYLTLNRLAATLSGGEAQRIRLATQIGSRLTGVMYVLDEPSIGLHQRDNDKLIGTMKEMRDLGNTLIVVEHDEDTMRASDYIVDVGPGAGIHGGEIIKAGTPEEVMACPDSVTGQYLSGKRSIPVPVKRRKGNGNTLKIVKATQNNLKGVNATIRLGTLTVVTGVSGSGKSSLVTEVLTKGVEHALGKLRVKPGACREIQGLENIDKLVVIGQEPIGRTPRSNPATYTGVFDDIRDLFAQTREAKLLGYDKGRFSFNVKGGRCESCQGDGIKRISMHFLPDVYVPCDACHGKRYNEETLQVKYKDKTIADVLDMTVEEAVVFFDGISRIRHKLQTLKDVGLSYIKLGQSATTLSGGEAQRVKLASELQKKPTGKTLFVLDEPTTGLHSADVEKLIEVLQRLVDNGDTVLVIEHNLDVIKNADQIIDIGPEGGDAGGRIVAAGTPEQVAKVPESWTGQYLKPLLERK; this comes from the coding sequence ATGGAAAACACCATCAAGATCCGGGGTGCAAGAGAAAACAACCTGAAAAACATAGACCTGGATATCCCCAGGGACAAACTCGTCATCATGACCGGTGTATCTGGTTCAGGCAAAACCAGCCTGGCCTTTGACACCATTTATGCAGAAGGCCAGCGCCGCTACATGGAATCACTGTCCGCCTATGCCCGACAGTTTCTCGGGAATTCGGAGAAACCGGATGTGGATCAGATCGACGGTCTTTCCCCGGCCATTGCCATCGATCAGAAAACGACATCCAATAACCCCCGCTCCACCGTCGGAACCGTCACGGAGATTTACGACTATCTCCGGCTTTTGTATGCCCGAATAGGCATTCCGTACTGCCCGGAACATGGAGAACCGATCCAGGGGATGACAATCTCCGAAATGGTGGATCAGATGATGGCATTGCCGGACCGCACGCGAACCACCATCATGGCTCCGATTGTCCGCGGCAAGAAGGGGACCTTCAAGGAGACCTTTGAGAAGCTCATCAAGGATGGATTCATCCGTGCCCGTGTGGATGGTGAAATTGTCTACCTGGAAGAACAGGGACCGTTGAACAAAAACCAGAAACACAACATCGATGTGGTCGTGGACCGGATCATCAAAAGTGATAACAGATCCCGTTTCTACGATTCCATCGAAACGGCGGTCAATCTGGCAGACGGCATGGTGGATGTTCTTGCCGATGACAAAGAGTTCCTGCTTTCGGCCAATTACGCCTGCAAAATCTGCGGCTTTACTGTCCCAAAACTGGAGCCCAAGCTGTTTTCCTTCAATGCCCCGCTGGGAGCCTGTCATCACTGCAAGGGACTTGGAATCACCCAGAGTGTGGACATGGATCTGCTGATTCCGGACAGGAGCCTGAGCATTCGCCAGGGCGGCATCCGCTATCTGAAAAATATCGTGGATACCGAGAACCTGGAATGGCAGAAAATGTATGCCCTGATCCGGCATTACGACATTGACATGGATGTCCCCATCCGCGACATTCCCAAAGAAAAACTCGATCGCATCCTGTATGGATCGCTGGAACCCATTGGCTATACTCTGTATTCCCGTTCAGGCTCCGTAACGGAAAAGAATGACATGATCGAAGGCGTGATTCCCCTGATCGAACGCCGGTTCATGGAAACCAATTCCTCCTGGAACCGGGAATGGTACGGCTCGTTCATCTCAGACCAGACCTGTGAAGAGTGTCATGGAGCGAGGCTGGATGAAAAGGTTCTTGCGGTGCGTGTCGGCGGCAAGAACATCTATGAATGGACGCAGATGTCAGTGGATGAAGCCATTGAATTCATGAAAAATCTGCAGCTGACGGATACAGAGAAAAAAGTATCGGAGCTCATCACAAAGGAAATCCGCAGCAGACTGGAATTTCTGCACAACGTCGGGCTCACGTACCTGACCCTGAATCGTCTGGCAGCCACATTGTCAGGCGGAGAAGCACAGCGGATCCGTCTGGCCACACAAATCGGTTCCCGGCTGACAGGGGTCATGTATGTGCTGGACGAACCCTCCATCGGCCTGCATCAGCGGGACAATGACAAGCTCATTGGCACGATGAAGGAAATGCGGGACCTGGGCAATACGCTGATTGTGGTGGAACATGACGAGGATACCATGCGTGCCTCTGATTATATTGTGGATGTCGGCCCGGGTGCAGGGATTCACGGAGGGGAAATCATCAAGGCAGGAACGCCGGAGGAAGTCATGGCCTGTCCGGATTCCGTCACGGGCCAGTATCTCTCCGGAAAGCGTTCCATTCCGGTACCGGTGAAGCGCAGGAAAGGCAACGGCAACACGCTGAAGATCGTGAAAGCCACCCAGAACAACCTCAAGGGTGTGAATGCAACGATCCGTCTGGGAACCCTTACGGTGGTGACCGGTGTCTCCGGATCCGGCAAGTCTTCTCTGGTGACGGAAGTTCTGACAAAGGGCGTGGAACATGCCCTGGGGAAACTGCGGGTGAAACCCGGTGCCTGCCGGGAGATCCAGGGACTGGAGAATATTGACAAGCTGGTTGTGATAGGACAGGAACCAATCGGCCGGACACCGCGGTCCAACCCTGCGACGTATACAGGCGTATTCGATGACATCCGGGATCTGTTTGCACAGACACGGGAGGCGAAGCTTCTGGGGTACGACAAGGGAAGGTTTTCCTTCAATGTAAAAGGCGGACGCTGTGAATCGTGCCAGGGGGATGGAATCAAGAGGATTTCCATGCACTTCCTGCCGGATGTGTATGTCCCCTGTGATGCCTGTCACGGGAAGCGGTACAACGAAGAGACACTGCAGGTGAAATACAAGGACAAGACGATCGCGGATGTCCTGGATATGACGGTGGAGGAAGCCGTGGTATTCTTCGACGGCATTTCCCGGATCCGGCACAAGCTGCAGACGCTGAAGGATGTCGGCCTGTCCTATATCAAACTGGGGCAGAGTGCCACAACGCTGTCTGGCGGAGAAGCGCAGCGGGTGAAGCTGGCGAGCGAACTGCAGAAAAAACCTACAGGGAAAACCCTCTTTGTCCTGGATGAACCCACCACGGGGCTGCATTCTGCGGACGTGGAAAAACTCATTGAAGTTTTACAGAGGCTTGTAGATAATGGGGATACGGTGCTCGTGATCGAGCACAACCTGGATGTGATCAAGAACGCGGATCAGATCATAGATATTGGACCGGAGGGTGGAGATGCAGGGGGCCGGATCGTGGCTGCCGGCACACCGGAACAGGTGGCAAAAGTGCCTGAAAGCTGGACCGGTCAGTACCTGAAGCCGCTGCTGGAAAGGAAGTGA
- the hprK gene encoding HPr(Ser) kinase/phosphatase: MPRATIRDLLDKFGWDLVTGSPRALERPVTLPDTNRPGLELAGYFPDTARRRLVILGAKEMGYIHEEMDEVAQRRAFEFLTGPMTPGIVITNGSRCPEILEEIARRKDFPVARTLEKTTYVVNNVTNFLDEKLAPSHIIHGELVQIFGVGVLICGKSGMGKSEIVLELIKRGHQLVADDRVDCYRIHNTLIGRSTPMIEGFMELRGVGIIDIQKMYGVTSIARQTEIQFQITLGRFDGHNNYDRVGIEEKKYTEILGIQLMDVEIPVSEGRPMATIIETTVTNFLLLREGINSAKEFEERVLREIAKNRYDTEGDD, translated from the coding sequence ATGCCCAGAGCCACGATCAGAGACCTGCTGGACAAATTCGGCTGGGACCTCGTGACCGGCAGTCCCAGGGCTCTGGAACGCCCTGTCACACTTCCTGACACGAACCGTCCGGGTCTGGAACTCGCCGGATATTTCCCGGATACCGCCCGTCGCCGGCTTGTGATCCTGGGTGCCAAGGAAATGGGCTATATCCATGAAGAAATGGATGAAGTCGCCCAGCGCCGGGCATTTGAATTCCTGACGGGACCCATGACACCGGGCATTGTCATCACCAATGGAAGCCGGTGTCCTGAAATTCTGGAGGAAATAGCCCGCCGGAAGGATTTCCCGGTGGCCAGGACACTGGAAAAAACCACCTACGTGGTCAACAATGTCACGAATTTTCTGGATGAAAAACTGGCTCCCAGCCACATCATTCACGGAGAACTGGTGCAGATCTTCGGCGTGGGGGTGCTGATCTGCGGAAAATCCGGGATGGGAAAATCAGAAATCGTTTTGGAGCTCATCAAGCGCGGACACCAGCTGGTGGCGGATGACCGGGTGGACTGCTACCGTATCCACAACACGCTGATAGGCCGGAGCACCCCCATGATCGAGGGATTCATGGAGCTCAGAGGCGTGGGCATCATTGACATACAGAAGATGTATGGCGTGACTTCGATTGCCAGACAGACAGAGATCCAGTTCCAGATCACCCTGGGGCGGTTTGACGGCCACAACAATTATGACCGTGTGGGGATCGAGGAAAAGAAATATACAGAAATCCTCGGCATCCAGCTCATGGACGTGGAAATCCCGGTGAGTGAAGGACGTCCTATGGCGACCATCATAGAAACCACGGTGACAAACTTCCTGCTGCTGCGGGAAGGCATCAATTCCGCCAAGGAATTCGAGGAACGGGTACTCCGCGAAATTGCCAAAAACCGCTATGATACAGAGGGAGACGACTGA
- the trxB gene encoding thioredoxin-disulfide reductase, which yields MNEIYDVAIIGAGPAGMTAALYASRSGMKTCMIEAGAPGGKMLKTYLVSNYPGVAEIPGPDLGMTMYEQSLAFGAEYIAGTVSEVLPDKTVRLTDGREIKARSVIVATGTKERLLGIPGEQELVGHGVSYCAVCDGAFFRNKTVAVIGGGNAALEESGFLSQFVDKMYIIIRRDQFRAEEKLQKEVMANPKVEIIRDTVPVRVVGEDTVTGLVVKNVKTGEESQLDVAGVFPYIGQDPISGMVKDLGVCDEHGAIITNQEMMTKVPGVFAAGDVRVTELRQIVTATSDGAKAAESAFLWAKEHLVPTEELAEELEA from the coding sequence ATGAATGAAATATATGATGTGGCAATTATCGGCGCCGGGCCGGCGGGGATGACAGCCGCCCTGTATGCCAGCAGATCGGGTATGAAAACCTGCATGATTGAAGCAGGTGCTCCCGGGGGGAAAATGCTGAAAACCTACCTGGTTTCAAATTACCCTGGGGTCGCGGAAATACCCGGACCGGATCTGGGTATGACGATGTACGAGCAGTCCCTGGCGTTTGGGGCGGAGTACATTGCGGGGACTGTCAGCGAAGTGCTGCCGGACAAAACCGTCAGACTGACGGATGGACGGGAAATCAAGGCCCGTTCCGTGATCGTGGCAACCGGAACCAAAGAACGGCTCCTGGGGATTCCCGGTGAGCAGGAACTGGTGGGACATGGTGTGTCCTATTGTGCGGTTTGCGATGGTGCATTTTTCCGGAACAAAACCGTGGCTGTGATCGGCGGCGGCAATGCGGCGCTGGAAGAAAGCGGGTTCCTGTCCCAGTTTGTGGATAAGATGTATATCATCATCCGCCGGGATCAGTTCCGGGCGGAGGAAAAGCTCCAGAAAGAAGTCATGGCCAATCCCAAGGTGGAGATCATCCGCGATACAGTCCCAGTCAGGGTCGTGGGAGAAGACACGGTCACGGGTCTTGTGGTGAAGAATGTCAAGACTGGTGAAGAATCACAGCTGGATGTTGCCGGCGTGTTCCCCTATATCGGCCAGGATCCGATTTCGGGCATGGTCAAAGACCTGGGCGTCTGTGACGAACATGGTGCCATTATCACCAACCAGGAAATGATGACAAAGGTTCCGGGTGTGTTTGCAGCAGGGGATGTCCGTGTGACGGAACTCCGGCAGATCGTGACGGCGACATCTGACGGGGCCAAGGCAGCGGAGTCTGCATTCCTGTGGGCGAAGGAACATCTTGTGCCTACGGAAGAACTGGCGGAAGAGCTGGAAGCATAA
- a CDS encoding recombinase family protein gives MTIYGYARVSSRDQNPARQLETLREFPVADCHIYIDHQSGKDFARPAWQELTKRCRKGDTIVVHSLDRLGRSYTEVVREWKKLTCTRGVQMVVLDMPLLDTRHEHPDLTREFIVDLVLQIMSYVAENERLSIRQRQAEGIAAAKARGIHFGNPGKPLPEKFPETVLAWRRQEITLQEALRQLDCSRSYFYKNVKILGL, from the coding sequence ATGACGATTTATGGATATGCACGTGTTTCGAGCCGGGACCAGAACCCCGCCCGGCAGTTGGAAACCCTGCGGGAGTTTCCGGTGGCAGACTGCCACATCTATATCGATCATCAGTCCGGGAAGGATTTTGCCCGTCCAGCGTGGCAGGAACTGACAAAACGCTGCCGAAAGGGAGACACCATCGTGGTTCATTCTCTGGACCGCCTCGGCCGCAGCTATACCGAAGTGGTTCGAGAATGGAAAAAACTCACATGCACACGCGGTGTGCAGATGGTCGTTCTGGATATGCCGCTCCTGGATACCAGGCATGAACATCCGGACCTGACCAGGGAATTCATCGTTGACCTGGTTCTCCAGATCATGAGCTACGTCGCAGAAAACGAAAGACTGTCCATCCGCCAGCGACAGGCCGAAGGAATTGCCGCCGCCAAAGCGCGGGGCATCCATTTCGGGAACCCCGGAAAACCGCTTCCCGAGAAGTTCCCGGAAACTGTTCTGGCCTGGCGCCGGCAGGAGATCACCCTGCAGGAAGCCCTCCGGCAGCTGGACTGCTCCCGTTCATACTTTTATAAAAATGTGAAAATCCTCGGGCTGTGA
- a CDS encoding cyclic-di-AMP receptor has product MKLVISVISSEDAGELSQALCSSGFSSTRLAATGGFLCPGTTTLITVCEDEDVPTVTDVIRDHAGALSTPVSRLEQPYTPVAACGASIFVLNVEQFLKV; this is encoded by the coding sequence ATGAAACTGGTTATTTCCGTAATTTCCAGCGAAGACGCCGGGGAACTCAGTCAGGCGCTTTGCAGCAGCGGGTTTTCGAGCACACGCCTGGCAGCCACAGGAGGTTTTCTGTGTCCGGGAACCACCACACTGATCACCGTATGCGAGGACGAAGACGTCCCGACGGTCACAGACGTGATCCGGGACCATGCCGGGGCCCTGTCCACACCCGTAAGCCGCCTCGAACAGCCCTACACACCGGTCGCTGCATGCGGAGCCTCCATTTTTGTGCTGAACGTGGAACAGTTCCTGAAAGTGTGA
- a CDS encoding polysaccharide deacetylase family protein, giving the protein MAAKRKKGRRRRIRWSRFLVLGACAALVLGLFTSICLLISPLHLKAGEVTTEYKHKYDPESNIRVAFLGSPADVKIEGTVDTNQVGDYPLTYTYKGHEAKAVVHVTDTTAPTLEVRDYMADMTQDVKPEDMVTSAKDAGEVTVAFAPDTEDLTPKGKHRVTIVATDEFGNKTERQATLDRVEDTTKPQLKSDNKTLKVKQGTAFELSGITATDDMDPEPAITWDEDSIDMTKAGDYEVTVVATDRSGNKSELKQKVTVEKNPEYGNKVVFLTFDDGPSENTGKILKILEKYDAKATFFVTGNGQADNHFIKEAYDQGNAIGLHTYTHDYSYVYSSVDNYFQDLQQISDMVKDITGEAPKVIRFPGGSSNTVSANYTEGIMSRLVDLVHEKGYEYFDWNVSSGDAGGNDIPVDTIVQGATACEEQYCTILFHDTMAKNTTVEALPEIIRHYKERGYVFLPLTRDSVAAHHGVNN; this is encoded by the coding sequence ATGGCAGCAAAACGAAAAAAAGGCCGGCGCCGGAGAATCCGGTGGTCGCGGTTCCTGGTCCTGGGTGCATGCGCAGCTCTGGTTCTGGGGCTCTTTACAAGTATATGCCTCCTGATTTCGCCGCTTCACCTGAAAGCCGGCGAAGTCACGACGGAATACAAACACAAATATGATCCGGAGAGCAACATCCGCGTGGCGTTTCTGGGGTCCCCGGCCGATGTCAAAATCGAAGGCACCGTGGATACCAATCAGGTCGGGGACTATCCGCTGACCTATACATACAAGGGACACGAAGCCAAAGCGGTCGTGCACGTCACCGATACCACCGCGCCGACGCTGGAAGTCAGGGACTACATGGCGGACATGACACAGGATGTCAAACCGGAGGATATGGTGACATCCGCGAAGGATGCCGGGGAAGTCACGGTGGCGTTTGCCCCGGACACAGAAGATCTGACGCCGAAGGGGAAACACCGGGTCACCATTGTGGCGACGGATGAATTCGGAAACAAAACAGAGCGACAGGCCACTCTGGACCGGGTGGAGGACACCACGAAGCCGCAGCTCAAGTCTGACAACAAGACGCTGAAGGTCAAACAGGGAACCGCATTTGAACTGTCGGGAATCACGGCGACAGACGACATGGATCCGGAACCGGCCATCACCTGGGACGAGGATTCCATAGATATGACCAAAGCCGGCGACTATGAAGTGACGGTAGTGGCGACCGACCGGTCGGGAAACAAGTCGGAGCTGAAGCAGAAAGTCACCGTGGAAAAGAACCCCGAATATGGCAACAAGGTGGTGTTCCTGACATTCGATGACGGCCCCAGCGAAAATACAGGAAAGATCCTGAAGATCCTGGAGAAATACGATGCGAAAGCCACCTTCTTTGTGACCGGCAACGGACAGGCGGACAATCACTTCATCAAGGAAGCCTACGACCAGGGCAATGCGATCGGCCTTCATACCTATACCCACGATTATTCCTATGTGTATTCCTCCGTGGACAACTATTTCCAGGATCTCCAGCAGATCTCGGACATGGTCAAGGACATCACCGGCGAGGCACCGAAGGTCATCCGGTTCCCCGGCGGCAGTTCCAACACCGTATCTGCGAATTATACCGAAGGCATCATGAGCAGGCTGGTGGATCTCGTGCACGAAAAAGGATACGAGTACTTTGACTGGAATGTATCCAGCGGCGATGCCGGCGGCAATGACATTCCGGTGGATACCATTGTGCAGGGCGCCACGGCCTGCGAGGAGCAGTACTGCACGATCCTCTTCCACGACACCATGGCCAAAAACACCACAGTGGAGGCACTGCCTGAAATCATCCGGCACTACAAGGAACGGGGATATGTGTTCCTGCCCCTGACCCGGGATTCTGTCGCTGCACACCACGGGGTCAACAACTGA